Part of the Primulina huaijiensis isolate GDHJ02 chromosome 15, ASM1229523v2, whole genome shotgun sequence genome is shown below.
gaaaataagaattcctgtatattatttttattactgtctctgttaaaaatggttttgaaaactgagagttattcccgcccccgcttactgagtgacaaccatatcactcacccaccaaatcATCCCAGATAAGAACGATGAAGAAAGGCTAGAAGAAGAGGAGAAAATCCAGTTCTTGGGCTGGTGAAGAATATTGTTAATTCTCAGTTTTATTTACGTTCTTTTCCGCTGCATCTGTAAGACATTGTTATGTCTGGTTttttttacatttccgctgtaaaacataaattatttgagtttgtatcaAACATGGAGATATTCagtatttatgaataaaaagactggtttctgaattttgtacttctgaggcttgttgttttcgaatgtaaatttgagagcaacgccgatGTCAACCAACCCCCGTTCTGGGGCGTGACAAGTAAAATAAGAAGATTATATGCAAAAAATGAGATTTGAAACTCAAGTTCAATAAAAATAGACCACTTTAAATGGTGAGTTGATCgaccaatttttttaataaaattctttatttgtaaaatattaattaatttatctttttaaaaaattaaacttatttttgttttaaaaaaattatttatttaaatatatgttgatttagttttcgaaaaaaatttatatgcatATCTATcaacttatttttattttattattactaataatatgattaacaaaaatttataataaatatggaattttttaatttttgttcgcaaaatttttgaaattgtacATGGTAGAACGCTGCAACTAGTGACTTTTTCAGCGTCCGTCATCGATGGTTGATGGTGGCGTTCTACTTTAATTTTGCAAAACTCTATCCTCTtacttatttttgaaattaaaatttttaaaaaaacagtcACTTTCTTTCAAGatttttacttatttatttttcaatattttggtGACGACAGCAATTGACACGTCGTGTGTAAATATCTCATCGGtatgaacaaatttttttttttttttgagtttggtATGAACTATTTTTGTGCGATAGTAAAAGATGTGAACAACAATGAGTATGAATGTAGTGATCGACGATGTATAAAATCCTTGTGTCAGTGGTTCGAATCCATGTACGTACAGATCGAAAACATAGCAGCCGAGCATAGCCAAGTTATACAGACAGCATTGGATGATGCTCAAAACTAAAGCCTCTACCCGGCCATACATTTCATGAAAGTTCAGCAACAAATCTCAATCTCATAACAAAGCCAGAATTCAGCAAGGGAAAATTACAAATCTCATCATACTGGAATACTCAAGGCCGTAATATGATAAGAAAACGTCTTAAAGAACGAAAAGTGTCATGCTCTATTGTCTTGGATCAAGTTAAGGATTGCGTTATGAAAAACAAGCAAGGGAGAAAAGAAATACAATGTATAGTAATCTTTAGTGTGTATTCAGTTAAGTTCATTTATATTCCGCAGTGTGGGATTGGCAACCTCCATAAAAATTAACAATGATCTCTGTTCTTCGAGAGAGCTCAATTTCTTCTGTTCAATTGCTGTATGATGTTGCTGTGGGATGGTTTGATCTGTGCACCAACAGCGGAAATGTTAATCACTCGTTCAAGTTAAACGAGGCTTAATTTCAAGAAAGAAACCGATTAAAAGCTACACTACAAGTAGTAAGCAGAGCCATTTTCCTTCTAATGAAATAACCTTTCATTCTCTGTGATTTTGTGCAGCAGAAGAAAGAATAGAATACGGCTAAAGACAAGCACCGCTACGTGGGAACCGACAGAAGCACACAAGGGCTACTCAACAAACTACGGTTGGAGTGAGATCTTGGACAGTTGAACATGTTCGGATTCATACGAACTCTATTCGATGCTATATTATTACATGATTGGAGGATGATAAAGTTGCGTCACTTGATCAAAAAATGCAGGCATATCTCAGGTGATTTTCCACAAAAAATCATGTATCAGTGATTGGAGACAGATCCAGAAGTGTAATAAAAACGTGAATCATTCAAATAACAGAAACAGCGGTTCATCGTGCTTGCTAGTTGAATCATTGCGTCTGTTTAATGACTAAATTACAACTGGCAAGTGAAAGCTAAAACCAAGATAACTTTCAATTTATTTCTTTCTTAAAATCATTCTAGAATAAGCAAGATTCCCCGTGAGAGAATCATCAAAGCAAGAAAACAAGTCATCAACTAAGTTGGAATAATAAGCCGTACCTTTTCTCGATTTGATTTTATAACCATGATCAATAACTTGTCCCCGGCTATAAGTCTTACTCGTTGAATCATTTCATGCCTTGTTATCTTCTGCTTCTGTTTGACGAGAAAACGCAACAAAATTACATTTGCCCTGAGAATTTCCCCATTGGCCTTCACCTAAATCAGAATGAGTGAGTAGAAGCACTTACTTTGTGTTCATTGTGATGCTTAGTGATCAATTTTATGGCATCAGGCGGCAAGAACTTGGAGAGAGCGTTTATCAGTGTTGTGAATGGCATCCAATCTGAATTTGGTCGTTTACAAGTTTGTGGGATCCCTTGAAATCCTGCAAGGACAAAGTTGCAATCAAATTTTCGTGCATCATATTACAAAGAACATGCAAGAAGatggccaaaaaaaaaaaattagtacatAAAACTTGGGATTGAATCCTCACCACCGTGACTATAGGATGTCCTGAAACTGACCACAAAATCTGGTAAAATAAGTGTGTTCATGCTCGAACTCCAAACTATATACTTTCTCGGAGACAACAAATTAtcaaccccagaatcaaattcTTCTGAACTCGGATTATACATGCACGATCCGACAGGAACAGGCTCCATCCTTCCCAATATTACCCGGCAAAGTAACACATGCTTCAGTCCATCTTCATCAGCAACCAATGATTGCATACTGGATCACAAGTATAAATGAATTAGCAGACCAatcaaaacaataataagaGACTAATCCAAAGAAAGCCTTCAATCATATAACGACATACAAAGCGTTGACAAGGTTTATATCATTCTACCTTTCACCAATGTGATCAACTGGAAACAGATAAACGCCACGACCATGAGCACCGGTGCTAGTAGGAAGGCCGAAGCCATGGGAAAGAATATTGTCAATCTCATGCTTTGGAGCGCCATACCAAGCATACTTCACGTTAGCATTACCATTGCACTTCCTCTCCATGGCTTTTTCATATATACCGAATGATAACTGCCTTGCTCGGCTCATGATGCCAGAAAAATCGTTCCTCTGAATGGTCTCAACTTGAGCATTAAATCCACAAGAACTCAAACTCGAAACCACCTTTTTCTTGATAGTGTCATGAATCTTGTCACCTTCATCCATTCTAATCAATCCCTTGCCAGAAATCCGGAATTCTTGAACATTTTGGGTCCCGGAAATCCCGCTCTCACAATCAGAAGGTGCATAATCTTCCTGATCTTGCTGATCAAGATTACTACCAGTGTGCAAGTTTTCCGCATTAGAATTATAAGGAACAAATATCCCCGGTGTTGTGGCCGTATTCGGATCCAAAACCTTCCATCTTTCAGAATAGTCACCCATAGAGTTTACGAATGAGAAAAACAAGTTAAAACTCTTATTTCTTGCTGACCAGGTGACCGACTTAGAAGATATTCAGAAACTTGCAAAAAAAGTTAACTTGGTCTACAATCAAATCACTTCGCACggaagaaaaaatcaaaacgGTTTCGGCACGATGAAAAATAACTGAATTGGAACGTTTAaacaaggaaaaaagaaaacgTAATAATCTTTTCTAATTACTTAGTCTGACAAAAAAACAAAGACACGAAGAACCATTAACAGATTCTTCACATAGACACCTAAAAAGCACTACCACAGAATCGGGACTTCGAAAAATTAACTCCATAACATAAGAAGAGGGATC
Proteins encoded:
- the LOC140959914 gene encoding probable inactive poly [ADP-ribose] polymerase SRO5 — its product is MGDYSERWKVLDPNTATTPGIFVPYNSNAENLHTGSNLDQQDQEDYAPSDCESGISGTQNVQEFRISGKGLIRMDEGDKIHDTIKKKVVSSLSSCGFNAQVETIQRNDFSGIMSRARQLSFGIYEKAMERKCNGNANVKYAWYGAPKHEIDNILSHGFGLPTSTGAHGRGVYLFPVDHIGESMQSLVADEDGLKHVLLCRVILGRMEPVPVGSCMYNPSSEEFDSGVDNLLSPRKYIVWSSSMNTLILPDFVVSFRTSYSHGGFQGIPQTCKRPNSDWMPFTTLINALSKFLPPDAIKLITKHHNEHKKQKITRHEMIQRVRLIAGDKLLIMVIKSNREKIKPSHSNIIQQLNRRN